A genome region from Carya illinoinensis cultivar Pawnee chromosome 2, C.illinoinensisPawnee_v1, whole genome shotgun sequence includes the following:
- the LOC122301775 gene encoding protein FAR1-RELATED SEQUENCE 5-like: MDQCLLGHRGFLAYPSANQYPMHLQNGSYPFQHGMEGLVSRISTGSIMSKFQGTEDNRTDGGEIESPCTSSRVDECFADGPRAEDNRPDGGETETPISSAGESVKVQMDGDDVPKSKMEFNSLEDLMSYYKEYGKKCGFGVMTKRSERGEDGTVRYVTLACARGGKARNRILNVSNPRPTGKTECKAKINASKTPDGKFRLNSVHNIHNHNLSPKKSRFFQCNREVSESVKRVLDTNDMAGIRMNKSFGSLVVGAGGFENLPFLEKDCRNYIDKARHLRLGAGGAGAGGAGALRDYFLRMQYKNPGFFALMDLDDDGRLKNVLWADPRSRAAYQYFGDVVTFDTTYLTNRYGMPFAPFVGVNYHGQSILLGVGLISSEDTETFVWLFQTWLQCMDGIAPKAIITDQDRAMKNAISIVFPESRHRFCLWHILKKVPEKLGSYASYKTGMKTALMRCVYDSQSRENFEKCWDQFITMYNLHENAWLQSLYTEREYWTNLKEFVDQYDNALKKKIENENVADFHSFNVTIHCISRSPIEKRYQDLYTNGKFREVQQQLARVIDLDPVLLKVDGTIKTYGVEDEVCLEEFTS; the protein is encoded by the exons ATGGACCAATGCCTGCTTGGTCACCGGGGTTTTTTAGCATATCCTAGTGCCAACCAATATCCAATGCACCTACAG AATGGTAGTTACCCCTTTCAACATGGCATGGAAGGCCTGGTATCTCGTATTAGTACAGGCTCCATTATGAGCAAATTCCAAGGTACCGAGGATAATAGAACCGATGGTGGGGAAATCGAATCGCCATGTACATCCTCTAGAGTTGATGAATGTTTTGCGGATGGACCACGTGCAGAAGATAACAGACCCGATGGTGGGGAAACTGAAACCCCCATATCCAGTGCTGGAGAATCTGTGAAAGTGCAAATGGATGGTGATGATGTGCCAAAGTCCAAGATGGAGTTTAATTCCTTAGAAGATTTAATGAGTTACTATAAGGAATATGGGAAGAAATGcgggtttggggtgatgacaaaAAGAAGTGAGAGGGGAGAGGATGGGACTGTTAGATATGTTACGCTTGCCTGTGCCCGTGGTGGGAAGGCCCGGAATAGAATTTTGAATGTCTCCAACCCTCGTCCGACAGGAAAGACTGAATGTAAGGCAAAGATTAATGCCTCAAAAACTCCTGATGGAAAGTTTCGGCTGAATTCAGTTCACAATATCCATAACCACAACCTTAGCCCAAAGAAATCACGCTTCTTTCAATGTAATAGAGAAGTAAGTGAATCCGTAAAAAGGGTCCTTGATACAAATGATATGGCTGGCATTCGAATGAATAAGAGTTTTGGATCTCTTGTTGTTGGCGCGGGTGGATTTGAGAACCTCCCGtttttggaaaaggattgtCGTAACTACATCGACAAGGCACGACATCTACGACTGGGCGCAGGTGGTGCTGGCGCAGGTGGTGCTGGGGCGCTTCGAGACTACTTTTTACGAATGCAGTACAAAAATCCGGGGTTCTTTGCATTAATGGACCTGGATGATGACGGGAGGTTAAAGAATGTATTATGGGCGGACCCCCGTAGTAGAGCAGCCTAccaatattttggtgatgtggtcACATTTGACACCACATACCTGACAAATCGatatgggatgccctttgcaccatttgttggtgtaaactaCCATGGGCAATCAATTTTGTTGGGAGTTGGCTTGATTTCCTCAGAGGATACAGAGACATTTGTGTGGTTATTTCAGACTTGGTTGcagtgtatggatggtatagcCCCTAAGGCTATTATCACTGATCAAGACAGAGCgatgaaaaatgctatttcAATTGTTTTCCCCGAGAGCCGGCATCGATTCTGCCTTTGGCATATACTTAAGAAAGTACCCGAAAAGCTTGGGAGCTATGCTTCCTACAAGACTGGAATGAAAACTGCACTAATGAGATGTGTGTATGACAGCCAAAGTCgggaaaattttgagaaatgttgGGATCAGTTCATCACCATGTACAACTTGCATGAGAATGCATGGCTGCAGAGTTTATACACTGAGCGTGAGTATTGG acaaacttgaaagagtttgtcgatCAATATGATAATgccttgaaaaagaaaattgagaacgaAAATGTAGCGGATTTCCACTCATTTAATGTCACTATTCACTGCATCTCAAGATCTCCCATTGAAAAGAGATATCAAGATTTGTACACGAATGGAAAGTTTAGGGAAGTTCAGCAACAACTTGCCCGCGTTATCGACTTGGACCCAGTTTTACTGAAGGTGGATGGTACTATAAAGACCTATGGTGTGGAGGATGAAGTTTGTCTCGAAGAGTTCACTAGTTAG